From the genome of Vicia villosa cultivar HV-30 ecotype Madison, WI linkage group LG2, Vvil1.0, whole genome shotgun sequence, one region includes:
- the LOC131652420 gene encoding protein STAY-GREEN, chloroplastic yields MDTLTSAPLLTSKFKPSFSPHQKAWFPHRKRFENGKKNRSIVPVARLFGPAIFEASKLKVLFLGIDENKHPGNLPRTYTLTHSDVTSKLTLAISQTINNSQLQGWYNRLQRDEVVAQWKKVKGKMSLHVHCHISGGHFLLDIFARLRYFIFCKELPVVLKAFVHGDGNLFNNYPELEESLVWVFFHSKIPEFNKVECWGPLKEASQPTSGIHSDLKLPQSCEEDCECCFPPLNLSPIACSNELINDNTYENIDGIGTQQGNL; encoded by the exons ATGGATACTCTAACTAGTGCTCCTTTGCTTACTTCTAAGTTCAAACCTTCGTTTTCTCCTCACCAGAAAGCATGGTTTCCGCATAGAAAACGGTTTGAGAACGGGAAGAAAAACCGATCAATTGTTCCT GTTGCTAGGTTATTTGGACCAGCTATATTTGAAGCTTCGAAACTTAAGGTTTTGTTCTTAGGAATTGACGAAAACAAACACCCAGGAAATCTTCCTAGGACTTATACGTTAACACATAGTGATGTAACCTCGAAACTCACTTTGGCAATTTCTCAAACCATAAATAACTCTCAG TTGCAGGGATGGTACAATAGATTGCAGAGAGATGAAGTGGTTGCGCAATGGAAGAAGGTGAAGGGAAAGATGTCTCTACATGTTCACTGTCACATTAGTGGAGGCCATTTTCTTTTGGATATCTTTGCAAGACTTAGATACTTCATCTTCTGCAAAGAGTTACCCGTG GTATTGAAGGCTTTTGTTCACGGTGACGGCAACTTATTCAACAACTATCCAGAATTAGAGGAATCATTAGTTTGGGTATTTTTTCATTCAAAGATTCCAGAATTCAACAAGGTAGAATGTTGGGGTCCACTAAAGGAGGCTTCACAACCAACTAGTGGGATCCACAGTGATTTGAAATTGCCACAATCTTGTGAAGAAGATTGTGAGTGTTGTTTTCCACCGTTGAATTTAAGCCCAATTGCGTGCTCCAATGAACTTATTAATGATAATACTTACGAAAATATTGATGGAATTGGAACCCAACAGGGTAACTTGTAA